A region from the Vicia villosa cultivar HV-30 ecotype Madison, WI linkage group LG3, Vvil1.0, whole genome shotgun sequence genome encodes:
- the LOC131658783 gene encoding uncharacterized protein LOC131658783, with protein sequence MADQEKHNMEVRMEIDELKGSITKLTEMMQVLIARDAVPQRTIIAEVSEVEEDPIPVQRPPTSWPEFGLPPGYTPPFTNTLGVGISAQQIAPIPVTAEQPPIVHTAVQPPPFVYQVDDSEHGDQEHNHEVEEVKEKYNVLEKRLKAVEGNDIFGFDTMNLCLVSDLTVPAKFKVPEFEKYKGHTCPKDHLTMYFRKMAAYANNDKLLVHTFQDSLVGASLKWYMSLKREHIQTWRDLGEAFLKQYKYNMDLAPDRRQLQTMTMRDRETFKVYAQRWRELAAQVEPPPAEKELTGMFMDTLQPVFYEKMIGSVSSSFADLVTIGERVEEGLKNGKIVNAAESSNNNQTKRFPGNFHRKKESEANAVVTGGEGTQNPQPYQASTYPQAPFMPYYQYPHVAAAQHQQPYFPIPSHQQPWTASHQNVPQSAPQNSQQGHNRQQYQNRPQKDPPKEPRRIDPIPMTYTELWPALIHKSLIAPRPTKAPTPPFSKGYNPNAKCDFHSGVVGHSIEDCWVLKEKVQDLIESKMLTFRDVNPNVVTNPLPR encoded by the coding sequence ATGGCTGACCAAGAGAAACACAACATGGAAGTCAGGATGGAAATCGACGAGTTGAAGGGAAGCATCACCAAGCTCACTGAGATGATGCAAGTGCTGATTGCTAGGGACGCTGTACCCCAAAGGACTATTATAGCTGAAGTCTCCGAAGTTGAAGAGGATCCCATTCCTGTTCAAAGGCCGCCTACTAGCTGGCCAGAGTTTGGTTTACCACCTGGTTATACTCCCCCATTCACGAATACCTTGGGAGTAGGAATTTCTGCGCAACAGATCGCACCGATACCTGTCACCGCTGAACAACCTCCAATTGTTCACACTGCTGTTCAACCTCCTCCTTTTGTCTATCAGGTTGATGATTCCGAACATGGTGATCAAGAGCATAACCATGAGGTGGAAGAAGTGAAAGAAAAGTACAACGTCCtcgagaaaaggttgaaagccgTTGAAGGAAATGACATCTTTGGATTTGATACCATGAACCTCTGCTTGGTTTCTGACTTGACTGTACCTGCAAAGTTCAAAGTCCCTGAATTCGAAAAGTACAAGGGGCATACTTGTCCTAAAGATCATCTGACTATGTACTTTCGCAAAATGGCCGCCTATGCCAACAATGACAAATTGCTCGTTCACACCTTTCAAGATAGCTTAGTTGGAGCTTCTCTGAAATGGTACATGAGTTTGAAGAGGGAGCATATCCAAACATGGAGAGACTTAGGCGAAGCTTTCCtaaaacaatacaagtataacatGGACTTAGCCCCTGATCGCAGACAACTTCAGACTATGACCATGAGAGATAGGGAAACTTTCAAAGTATACGcccaacgctggagagagctagctgcTCAAGTCGAACCTCCTCCTGCTGAAAAAGAACTTACTGGCATGTTTATGGATACCTTGCAGCCAGTCTTCTATGAGAAAATGATTGGAAGTGTCTCTTCTAGCTTTGCTGACCTGGTCACCATTGGAGAAAGGGTCGAAGAAGGTTTGAAGAATGGCAAGATTGTCAACGCTGCAGAATCTTCCAACAACAACCAAACAAAGAGATTCCCTGGAAACTTCCATAGAAAGAAAGAAAGTGAAGCTAATGCTGTTGTGACTGGTGGCGAAGGAACTCAGAATCCACAACCCTACCAAGCTTCGACTTATCCACAAGCGCCATTCATGCCTTACTATCAGTATCCGCATGTCGCAGCTGCTCAACATCAACAACCATACTTCCCAATTCCATCGCATCAACAACCATGGACTGCTTCTCATCAGAATGTTCCGCAAAGTGCTCCTCAAAATTCTCAACAAGGTCATAATAGGCAACAATATCAGAACAGGCCTCAGAAAGATCCACCAAAGGAGCCTCGCCGCAtcgacccaattcctatgacttACACTGAATTGTGGCCTGCGCTAATCCATAAGTCGTTGATAGCTCCTAGGCCAACTAAAGCTCCAACGCCACCATTCTCCAAAGGATATAATCCTAATGCTAAGTGTGATTTTCATAGTGGAGTAGTTGGTCATTCCATTGAAGACTGTTGGGTTCTAAAGGAGAAGGTTCAAGACTTGATCGAGAGCAAGATGCTCACATTTCGAGATGTTAATCCGAATGTGGTCACTAATCCTCTACCTCGTTGA